One stretch of Armigeres subalbatus isolate Guangzhou_Male chromosome 2, GZ_Asu_2, whole genome shotgun sequence DNA includes these proteins:
- the LOC134212459 gene encoding uncharacterized protein LOC134212459 isoform X4 produces the protein MSKTTTLSVTATATGGGSGGGGGGGATSGEFDVPAFEQKLKELKDTQDSIQQLSAWCLQRRTHHKKIVSSWLNILKQVKVESRLTLFYLANDVIQYSKRKNYEYVDSWGTYLQKATTLVRDEKVKHKILRIFKIWEQREIYNDEFLADLNGLLSATSAKKVDSATSLSTPTASSINAAPQTVTLASGPSRLSDQTKNVVITLDVDDFQSAQLVSTIKDCVKNETDTDTTFKSLNKTPLVDVELVRNSIKGKERKRVEDVEREIEENLVHYQSYVHSLKTEIKSRKLLLSLLEQAETFYHNQRGEVKVVVNAYRNFGNRLKSMKKKLDELTTTLPSPMPSPDINAPSPEPDMDLQLPDDQSFFNVNGMMNSYMDGNLPFDINDFRRESPTASADTPSSQHYGAGRGGGPPLGGPLPPPTRNSAGSGPYVPSHNSSPSMEEYGNGPGGVDYTSSLNSYGVPSVVSGGADYGLPGLGPRPNNHHNMGMARSYGAGPQYNQPMLSDYPAGRSQPGPPRGPHHPPPPPVNLDRSDEYNSTWDMSMTWDGPHDSTFQGLDTPVSPPHYERKGVNSNVIEYIDGVNEDGPLQDVDHRQLPNMPLPAFMKDKGRLMDVDHRNLISLTGSPGPLLSKSGLDDLEDIDDDDDDDVILLAENDKDYSNSKENSIPAPVSPPAVAKVADSSLNAFPWGTGTGDVDLRQASLNMLVQTNATAPPTTSSSSTSIATTVTSEPKDLDMRIQSMQQALDSRFGGDGTDEEAETNAVDDSKGGDDALQLLQTPTSLLEIDDFLQNFERENFDLSKPPTVLMSNQTEPSLSPSPSPMDIPASTPKRTTQGSNDVDEPSEPPTDNNESVDMDLSDEEYVPEHPTGTTAALHDEPIEDSTEPYEPFEGEDVEDSLMSLMNPPLLTKEDIVANIPIPPAIHQQQQQESPQPQQLQQQQQQQPPPQPQPLQPPQHRPPLLPDPDFPPFAFPPAQQQQAQRKQWDVPPPQFNNFGTGLPNLGDLANFGEFPNLAAGLNNLNPPPTPGLPPPHIWNNQQQSPMGPMGGGPMGNQFNSPNRPPFGGSPFNNNNKMNNFRNHNNNNSWGGRGGGGPRHGSPYFRGGGRGNFRGGNNKFRGGHHNNNRGGNWLDSFIRNGGDILELINRFAPR, from the exons TGAAAGTGGAAAGTCGGTTAACGCTCTTCTATCTGGCAAACGATGTCATTCAGTACAGCAAACGGAAAAACTACGAATACGTCGACAGCTGGGGAACGTACCTGCAGAAAGCGACAACACTGGTTCGGGACGAAAAAGTAAAGCACAAAATCCTCCGAATATTCAAGATTTGGGAACAACGCGAGATCTACAACGATGAGTTTCTGGCCGATCTGAACGGTTTGCTTAGTGCCACATCGGCGAAGAAAGTAGATTCAGCTACGAGTCTATCGACTCCTACTGCATCGTCGATTAATGCTGCTCCGCAAACGGTCACCTTGGCAAGCGGCCCCTCACGTTTGTCGGATCAAACCAAAAACGTTGTCATCACGTTGGACGTCGATGACTTCCAGAGTGCTCAGCTGGTGTCTACCATTAAAGATTGTGTGAAAAATGAAACCGACACGGATACGACATTCAAAAGCTTGAACAAAACACCGCTGGTCGATGTAGAGCTGGTCAGGAATTCTATCAAAGGCAAAG AACGGAAACGGGTGGAGGATGTCGAACGCGAGATTGAGGAGAATTTGGTCCATTACCAAAGTTATGTACATAGTCTGAAAACGGAAATCAAATCAAGGAAGCTACTGCTGAGCCTGCTGGAGCAGGCTGAAACTTTCTATCACAATCAACGAGGGGAAGTGAAAGTTGTGGTTAAT GCCTACCGAAATTTCGGCAACCGACTGAAGAGCATGAAGAAGAAGCTAGATGAGCTGACGACGACGTTGCCGAGTCCGATGCCGTCGCCGGACATCAATGCGCCCTCGCCAGAGCCGGACATGGATTTGCAGCTACCGGACGATCAAAGTTTCTTCAACGTCAACGGGATGATGAATAGCTACATGGACGGCAATCTTCCCTTTGATATCAACGATTTTCGAAGAGAATCTCCGACGGCAAGTGCGG ATACGCCCAGTAGCCAGCACTATGGCGCTGGTCGTGGTGGAGGACCCCCCCTCGGAGGACCACTGCCTCCTCCAACGCGCAATTCCGCTGGTTCTGGTCCGTATGTTCCGTCGCACAATAGCAGCCCTTCGATGGAAGAGTATGGTAATGGACCGGGCGGTGTTGATTACACGTCCAGTCTCAACAGCTATGGTGTCCCTTCTGTGGTAAGTGGCGGTGCTGACTATGGACTTCCGGGCCTAGGCCCACGACCAAACAATCACCACAATATGGGCATGGCACGAAGTTACGGAGCGGGTCCACAATACAATCAACCAATGCTTTCGGATTACCCCGCGGGAAGATCTCAACCTGGGCCACCTCGCGGTCCTCATCATCCGCCTCCTCCTCCTGTtaatctggaccgatctgatgAGTACAATTCGACGTGGGATATGTCGATGACATGGGATGGACCACAT GATTCCACTTTCCAGGGTCTCGATACGCCTGTCTCGCCTCCTCATTACGAAAGAAAAGGTGTCAACTCAAATGTGATTGAGTATATCGACGGTGTCAATGAAGATGGCCCGCTTCAGGATGTAGATCACCGCCAGCTTCCCAACATGCCATTACCTGCCTTTATGAAGGATAAGGGACGGTTGATGGACGTGGATCATCGTAATCTTATCTCGTTGACGGGTTCGCCTGGTCCTCTGCTCAGCAAATCGGGCTTGGATGATCTCGAGGACatcgatgatgacgatgacgacgatgtGATATTATTAGCGGAGAATGATAAGGATTACTCCAATTCGAAAGAAAACTCGATTCCAGCACCTGTGTCACCGCCGGCAGTGGCAAAGGTGGCCGATTCTTCGCTTAATGCGTTCCCTTGGGGTACCGGTACGGGTGATGTAGATCTGAGGCAAGCCAGTCTGAATATGTTGGTACAGACCAATGCCACGGCACCACCCACGACCAGCAGCAGTAGCACAAGTATAGCCACTACCGTCACCAGTGAACCGAAAGATCTCGACATGCGAATACAGTCGATGCAGCAAGCACTGGATTCGCGTTTCGGCGGTGATGGTACGGACGAGGAAGCGGAAACGAATGCGGTAGACGATTCAAAGGGAGGCGATGACGCACTGCAGTTGTTGCAGACGCCCACCTCGCTGTTGGAGATTGATGATTTCCTG CAAAACTTCGAGAGGGAAAACTTCGATTTAAGTAAACCTCCAACCGTTCTGATGAGCAATCAAACCGAGCCGTCACTTTCGCCGTCACCTTCGCCCATGGATATTCCAGCTTCGACTCCGAAACGTACAACGCAAGGTAGCAATG aTGTCGATGAACCTTCGGAACCACCAACCGACAACAACGAAAGTGTCGACATGGATCTTTCCGACGAGGAGTACGTCCCAGAGCATCCTACCGGAACGACGGCAG CGTTACACGACGAGCCCATAGAAGACTCTACGGAACCGTACGAACCTTTCGAAGGTGAAGATGTCGAAGATTCTTTGATGTCGCTGATGAATCCTCCGCTTCTGACTAAGGAGGACATTGTAGCAAATATACCGATACCTCCGGCGATtcatcagcagcagcaacaagaGTCACCGCAGCCGCAACAGctacaacaacagcaacagcaacaacCACCACCACAACCGCAACCACTGCAGCCACCACAGCACCGACCTCCGTTACTGCCCGATCCCGATTTCCCGCCGTTCGCTTTCCCTCCCGCTCAGCAGCAACAAGCGCAACGGAAACAATGGGACGTGCCGCCACCGCAGTTTAACAACTTTGGGACCGGTCTGCCAAATTTgggcgatctggccaattttgggGAGTTTCCTAACCTAGCGGCCGGGTTGAATAATCTGAATCCGCCACCAACGCCGGGACTTCCACCCCCACACATTTGGAACAACCAACAGCAGTCGCCCATGGGGCCCATGGGTGGAGGTCCAATGGGAAACCAATTTAACTCACCCAATCGGCCTCCGTTTGGCGGGTCGCCTTtcaacaataacaacaaaatGAACAACTTTAGGAatcacaacaacaacaacagttgGGGTGGTCGGGGAGGCGGAGGACCACGGCATGGATCGCCCTACTTCCGAGGGGGCGGTCGAGGCAATTTCCGCGGCGGCAACAATAAGTTCCGCGGCGGTCACCATAATAACAATCGAGGTGGAAATTG GTTAGACTCGTTCATTCGGAACGGTGGCGATATACTTGAACTTATTAACCGGTTCGCCCCCCGCTAA
- the LOC134212459 gene encoding uncharacterized protein LOC134212459 isoform X1, which translates to MSKTTTLSVTATATGGGSGGGGGGGATSGEFDVPAFEQKLKELKDTQDSIQQLSAWCLQRRTHHKKIVSSWLNILKQVKVESRLTLFYLANDVIQYSKRKNYEYVDSWGTYLQKATTLVRDEKVKHKILRIFKIWEQREIYNDEFLADLNGLLSATSAKKVDSATSLSTPTASSINAAPQTVTLASGPSRLSDQTKNVVITLDVDDFQSAQLVSTIKDCVKNETDTDTTFKSLNKTPLVDVELVRNSIKGKERKRVEDVEREIEENLVHYQSYVHSLKTEIKSRKLLLSLLEQAETFYHNQRGEVKVVVNAYRNFGNRLKSMKKKLDELTTTLPSPMPSPDINAPSPEPDMDLQLPDDQSFFNVNGMMNSYMDGNLPFDINDFRRESPTASAVQSIQVINSRKEESEGVNDFLKTFFPDTPSSQHYGAGRGGGPPLGGPLPPPTRNSAGSGPYVPSHNSSPSMEEYGNGPGGVDYTSSLNSYGVPSVVSGGADYGLPGLGPRPNNHHNMGMARSYGAGPQYNQPMLSDYPAGRSQPGPPRGPHHPPPPPVNLDRSDEYNSTWDMSMTWDGPHDSTFQGLDTPVSPPHYERKGVNSNVIEYIDGVNEDGPLQDVDHRQLPNMPLPAFMKDKGRLMDVDHRNLISLTGSPGPLLSKSGLDDLEDIDDDDDDDVILLAENDKDYSNSKENSIPAPVSPPAVAKVADSSLNAFPWGTGTGDVDLRQASLNMLVQTNATAPPTTSSSSTSIATTVTSEPKDLDMRIQSMQQALDSRFGGDGTDEEAETNAVDDSKGGDDALQLLQTPTSLLEIDDFLQNFERENFDLSKPPTVLMSNQTEPSLSPSPSPMDIPASTPKRTTQGSNDVDEPSEPPTDNNESVDMDLSDEEYVPEHPTGTTAALHDEPIEDSTEPYEPFEGEDVEDSLMSLMNPPLLTKEDIVANIPIPPAIHQQQQQESPQPQQLQQQQQQQPPPQPQPLQPPQHRPPLLPDPDFPPFAFPPAQQQQAQRKQWDVPPPQFNNFGTGLPNLGDLANFGEFPNLAAGLNNLNPPPTPGLPPPHIWNNQQQSPMGPMGGGPMGNQFNSPNRPPFGGSPFNNNNKMNNFRNHNNNNSWGGRGGGGPRHGSPYFRGGGRGNFRGGNNKFRGGHHNNNRGGNWLDSFIRNGGDILELINRFAPR; encoded by the exons TGAAAGTGGAAAGTCGGTTAACGCTCTTCTATCTGGCAAACGATGTCATTCAGTACAGCAAACGGAAAAACTACGAATACGTCGACAGCTGGGGAACGTACCTGCAGAAAGCGACAACACTGGTTCGGGACGAAAAAGTAAAGCACAAAATCCTCCGAATATTCAAGATTTGGGAACAACGCGAGATCTACAACGATGAGTTTCTGGCCGATCTGAACGGTTTGCTTAGTGCCACATCGGCGAAGAAAGTAGATTCAGCTACGAGTCTATCGACTCCTACTGCATCGTCGATTAATGCTGCTCCGCAAACGGTCACCTTGGCAAGCGGCCCCTCACGTTTGTCGGATCAAACCAAAAACGTTGTCATCACGTTGGACGTCGATGACTTCCAGAGTGCTCAGCTGGTGTCTACCATTAAAGATTGTGTGAAAAATGAAACCGACACGGATACGACATTCAAAAGCTTGAACAAAACACCGCTGGTCGATGTAGAGCTGGTCAGGAATTCTATCAAAGGCAAAG AACGGAAACGGGTGGAGGATGTCGAACGCGAGATTGAGGAGAATTTGGTCCATTACCAAAGTTATGTACATAGTCTGAAAACGGAAATCAAATCAAGGAAGCTACTGCTGAGCCTGCTGGAGCAGGCTGAAACTTTCTATCACAATCAACGAGGGGAAGTGAAAGTTGTGGTTAAT GCCTACCGAAATTTCGGCAACCGACTGAAGAGCATGAAGAAGAAGCTAGATGAGCTGACGACGACGTTGCCGAGTCCGATGCCGTCGCCGGACATCAATGCGCCCTCGCCAGAGCCGGACATGGATTTGCAGCTACCGGACGATCAAAGTTTCTTCAACGTCAACGGGATGATGAATAGCTACATGGACGGCAATCTTCCCTTTGATATCAACGATTTTCGAAGAGAATCTCCGACGGCAAGTGCGG TGCAATCAATACAAGTGATTAACTCCAGAAAGGAAGAATCGGAAGGAGTAAATGATTTTCTAAAAACGTTTTTCCCAGATACGCCCAGTAGCCAGCACTATGGCGCTGGTCGTGGTGGAGGACCCCCCCTCGGAGGACCACTGCCTCCTCCAACGCGCAATTCCGCTGGTTCTGGTCCGTATGTTCCGTCGCACAATAGCAGCCCTTCGATGGAAGAGTATGGTAATGGACCGGGCGGTGTTGATTACACGTCCAGTCTCAACAGCTATGGTGTCCCTTCTGTGGTAAGTGGCGGTGCTGACTATGGACTTCCGGGCCTAGGCCCACGACCAAACAATCACCACAATATGGGCATGGCACGAAGTTACGGAGCGGGTCCACAATACAATCAACCAATGCTTTCGGATTACCCCGCGGGAAGATCTCAACCTGGGCCACCTCGCGGTCCTCATCATCCGCCTCCTCCTCCTGTtaatctggaccgatctgatgAGTACAATTCGACGTGGGATATGTCGATGACATGGGATGGACCACAT GATTCCACTTTCCAGGGTCTCGATACGCCTGTCTCGCCTCCTCATTACGAAAGAAAAGGTGTCAACTCAAATGTGATTGAGTATATCGACGGTGTCAATGAAGATGGCCCGCTTCAGGATGTAGATCACCGCCAGCTTCCCAACATGCCATTACCTGCCTTTATGAAGGATAAGGGACGGTTGATGGACGTGGATCATCGTAATCTTATCTCGTTGACGGGTTCGCCTGGTCCTCTGCTCAGCAAATCGGGCTTGGATGATCTCGAGGACatcgatgatgacgatgacgacgatgtGATATTATTAGCGGAGAATGATAAGGATTACTCCAATTCGAAAGAAAACTCGATTCCAGCACCTGTGTCACCGCCGGCAGTGGCAAAGGTGGCCGATTCTTCGCTTAATGCGTTCCCTTGGGGTACCGGTACGGGTGATGTAGATCTGAGGCAAGCCAGTCTGAATATGTTGGTACAGACCAATGCCACGGCACCACCCACGACCAGCAGCAGTAGCACAAGTATAGCCACTACCGTCACCAGTGAACCGAAAGATCTCGACATGCGAATACAGTCGATGCAGCAAGCACTGGATTCGCGTTTCGGCGGTGATGGTACGGACGAGGAAGCGGAAACGAATGCGGTAGACGATTCAAAGGGAGGCGATGACGCACTGCAGTTGTTGCAGACGCCCACCTCGCTGTTGGAGATTGATGATTTCCTG CAAAACTTCGAGAGGGAAAACTTCGATTTAAGTAAACCTCCAACCGTTCTGATGAGCAATCAAACCGAGCCGTCACTTTCGCCGTCACCTTCGCCCATGGATATTCCAGCTTCGACTCCGAAACGTACAACGCAAGGTAGCAATG aTGTCGATGAACCTTCGGAACCACCAACCGACAACAACGAAAGTGTCGACATGGATCTTTCCGACGAGGAGTACGTCCCAGAGCATCCTACCGGAACGACGGCAG CGTTACACGACGAGCCCATAGAAGACTCTACGGAACCGTACGAACCTTTCGAAGGTGAAGATGTCGAAGATTCTTTGATGTCGCTGATGAATCCTCCGCTTCTGACTAAGGAGGACATTGTAGCAAATATACCGATACCTCCGGCGATtcatcagcagcagcaacaagaGTCACCGCAGCCGCAACAGctacaacaacagcaacagcaacaacCACCACCACAACCGCAACCACTGCAGCCACCACAGCACCGACCTCCGTTACTGCCCGATCCCGATTTCCCGCCGTTCGCTTTCCCTCCCGCTCAGCAGCAACAAGCGCAACGGAAACAATGGGACGTGCCGCCACCGCAGTTTAACAACTTTGGGACCGGTCTGCCAAATTTgggcgatctggccaattttgggGAGTTTCCTAACCTAGCGGCCGGGTTGAATAATCTGAATCCGCCACCAACGCCGGGACTTCCACCCCCACACATTTGGAACAACCAACAGCAGTCGCCCATGGGGCCCATGGGTGGAGGTCCAATGGGAAACCAATTTAACTCACCCAATCGGCCTCCGTTTGGCGGGTCGCCTTtcaacaataacaacaaaatGAACAACTTTAGGAatcacaacaacaacaacagttgGGGTGGTCGGGGAGGCGGAGGACCACGGCATGGATCGCCCTACTTCCGAGGGGGCGGTCGAGGCAATTTCCGCGGCGGCAACAATAAGTTCCGCGGCGGTCACCATAATAACAATCGAGGTGGAAATTG GTTAGACTCGTTCATTCGGAACGGTGGCGATATACTTGAACTTATTAACCGGTTCGCCCCCCGCTAA
- the LOC134212459 gene encoding uncharacterized protein LOC134212459 isoform X2, whose translation MSKTTTLSVTATATGGGSGGGGGGGATSGEFDVPAFEQKLKELKDTQDSIQQLSAWCLQRRTHHKKIVSSWLNILKQVKVESRLTLFYLANDVIQYSKRKNYEYVDSWGTYLQKATTLVRDEKVKHKILRIFKIWEQREIYNDEFLADLNGLLSATSAKKVDSATSLSTPTASSINAAPQTVTLASGPSRLSDQTKNVVITLDVDDFQSAQLVSTIKDCVKNETDTDTTFKSLNKTPLVDVELVRNSIKGKERKRVEDVEREIEENLVHYQSYVHSLKTEIKSRKLLLSLLEQAETFYHNQRGEVKVVVNAYRNFGNRLKSMKKKLDELTTTLPSPMPSPDINAPSPEPDMDLQLPDDQSFFNVNGMMNSYMDGNLPFDINDFRRESPTASAVQSIQVINSRKEESEGVNDFLKTFFPDTPSSQHYGAGRGGGPPLGGPLPPPTRNSAGSGPYVPSHNSSPSMEEYGNGPGGVDYTSSLNSYGVPSVVSGGADYGLPGLGPRPNNHHNMGMARSYGAGPQYNQPMLSDYPAGRSQPGPPRGPHHPPPPPVNLDRSDEYNSTWDMSMTWDGPHDSTFQGLDTPVSPPHYERKGVNSNVIEYIDGVNEDGPLQDVDHRQLPNMPLPAFMKDKGRLMDVDHRNLISLTGSPGPLLSKSGLDDLEDIDDDDDDDVILLAENDKDYSNSKENSIPAPVSPPAVAKVADSSLNAFPWGTGTGDVDLRQASLNMLVQTNATAPPTTSSSSTSIATTVTSEPKDLDMRIQSMQQALDSRFGGDGTDEEAETNAVDDSKGGDDALQLLQTPTSLLEIDDFLQNFERENFDLSKPPTVLMSNQTEPSLSPSPSPMDIPASTPKRTTQDVDEPSEPPTDNNESVDMDLSDEEYVPEHPTGTTAALHDEPIEDSTEPYEPFEGEDVEDSLMSLMNPPLLTKEDIVANIPIPPAIHQQQQQESPQPQQLQQQQQQQPPPQPQPLQPPQHRPPLLPDPDFPPFAFPPAQQQQAQRKQWDVPPPQFNNFGTGLPNLGDLANFGEFPNLAAGLNNLNPPPTPGLPPPHIWNNQQQSPMGPMGGGPMGNQFNSPNRPPFGGSPFNNNNKMNNFRNHNNNNSWGGRGGGGPRHGSPYFRGGGRGNFRGGNNKFRGGHHNNNRGGNWLDSFIRNGGDILELINRFAPR comes from the exons TGAAAGTGGAAAGTCGGTTAACGCTCTTCTATCTGGCAAACGATGTCATTCAGTACAGCAAACGGAAAAACTACGAATACGTCGACAGCTGGGGAACGTACCTGCAGAAAGCGACAACACTGGTTCGGGACGAAAAAGTAAAGCACAAAATCCTCCGAATATTCAAGATTTGGGAACAACGCGAGATCTACAACGATGAGTTTCTGGCCGATCTGAACGGTTTGCTTAGTGCCACATCGGCGAAGAAAGTAGATTCAGCTACGAGTCTATCGACTCCTACTGCATCGTCGATTAATGCTGCTCCGCAAACGGTCACCTTGGCAAGCGGCCCCTCACGTTTGTCGGATCAAACCAAAAACGTTGTCATCACGTTGGACGTCGATGACTTCCAGAGTGCTCAGCTGGTGTCTACCATTAAAGATTGTGTGAAAAATGAAACCGACACGGATACGACATTCAAAAGCTTGAACAAAACACCGCTGGTCGATGTAGAGCTGGTCAGGAATTCTATCAAAGGCAAAG AACGGAAACGGGTGGAGGATGTCGAACGCGAGATTGAGGAGAATTTGGTCCATTACCAAAGTTATGTACATAGTCTGAAAACGGAAATCAAATCAAGGAAGCTACTGCTGAGCCTGCTGGAGCAGGCTGAAACTTTCTATCACAATCAACGAGGGGAAGTGAAAGTTGTGGTTAAT GCCTACCGAAATTTCGGCAACCGACTGAAGAGCATGAAGAAGAAGCTAGATGAGCTGACGACGACGTTGCCGAGTCCGATGCCGTCGCCGGACATCAATGCGCCCTCGCCAGAGCCGGACATGGATTTGCAGCTACCGGACGATCAAAGTTTCTTCAACGTCAACGGGATGATGAATAGCTACATGGACGGCAATCTTCCCTTTGATATCAACGATTTTCGAAGAGAATCTCCGACGGCAAGTGCGG TGCAATCAATACAAGTGATTAACTCCAGAAAGGAAGAATCGGAAGGAGTAAATGATTTTCTAAAAACGTTTTTCCCAGATACGCCCAGTAGCCAGCACTATGGCGCTGGTCGTGGTGGAGGACCCCCCCTCGGAGGACCACTGCCTCCTCCAACGCGCAATTCCGCTGGTTCTGGTCCGTATGTTCCGTCGCACAATAGCAGCCCTTCGATGGAAGAGTATGGTAATGGACCGGGCGGTGTTGATTACACGTCCAGTCTCAACAGCTATGGTGTCCCTTCTGTGGTAAGTGGCGGTGCTGACTATGGACTTCCGGGCCTAGGCCCACGACCAAACAATCACCACAATATGGGCATGGCACGAAGTTACGGAGCGGGTCCACAATACAATCAACCAATGCTTTCGGATTACCCCGCGGGAAGATCTCAACCTGGGCCACCTCGCGGTCCTCATCATCCGCCTCCTCCTCCTGTtaatctggaccgatctgatgAGTACAATTCGACGTGGGATATGTCGATGACATGGGATGGACCACAT GATTCCACTTTCCAGGGTCTCGATACGCCTGTCTCGCCTCCTCATTACGAAAGAAAAGGTGTCAACTCAAATGTGATTGAGTATATCGACGGTGTCAATGAAGATGGCCCGCTTCAGGATGTAGATCACCGCCAGCTTCCCAACATGCCATTACCTGCCTTTATGAAGGATAAGGGACGGTTGATGGACGTGGATCATCGTAATCTTATCTCGTTGACGGGTTCGCCTGGTCCTCTGCTCAGCAAATCGGGCTTGGATGATCTCGAGGACatcgatgatgacgatgacgacgatgtGATATTATTAGCGGAGAATGATAAGGATTACTCCAATTCGAAAGAAAACTCGATTCCAGCACCTGTGTCACCGCCGGCAGTGGCAAAGGTGGCCGATTCTTCGCTTAATGCGTTCCCTTGGGGTACCGGTACGGGTGATGTAGATCTGAGGCAAGCCAGTCTGAATATGTTGGTACAGACCAATGCCACGGCACCACCCACGACCAGCAGCAGTAGCACAAGTATAGCCACTACCGTCACCAGTGAACCGAAAGATCTCGACATGCGAATACAGTCGATGCAGCAAGCACTGGATTCGCGTTTCGGCGGTGATGGTACGGACGAGGAAGCGGAAACGAATGCGGTAGACGATTCAAAGGGAGGCGATGACGCACTGCAGTTGTTGCAGACGCCCACCTCGCTGTTGGAGATTGATGATTTCCTG CAAAACTTCGAGAGGGAAAACTTCGATTTAAGTAAACCTCCAACCGTTCTGATGAGCAATCAAACCGAGCCGTCACTTTCGCCGTCACCTTCGCCCATGGATATTCCAGCTTCGACTCCGAAACGTACAACGCAAG aTGTCGATGAACCTTCGGAACCACCAACCGACAACAACGAAAGTGTCGACATGGATCTTTCCGACGAGGAGTACGTCCCAGAGCATCCTACCGGAACGACGGCAG CGTTACACGACGAGCCCATAGAAGACTCTACGGAACCGTACGAACCTTTCGAAGGTGAAGATGTCGAAGATTCTTTGATGTCGCTGATGAATCCTCCGCTTCTGACTAAGGAGGACATTGTAGCAAATATACCGATACCTCCGGCGATtcatcagcagcagcaacaagaGTCACCGCAGCCGCAACAGctacaacaacagcaacagcaacaacCACCACCACAACCGCAACCACTGCAGCCACCACAGCACCGACCTCCGTTACTGCCCGATCCCGATTTCCCGCCGTTCGCTTTCCCTCCCGCTCAGCAGCAACAAGCGCAACGGAAACAATGGGACGTGCCGCCACCGCAGTTTAACAACTTTGGGACCGGTCTGCCAAATTTgggcgatctggccaattttgggGAGTTTCCTAACCTAGCGGCCGGGTTGAATAATCTGAATCCGCCACCAACGCCGGGACTTCCACCCCCACACATTTGGAACAACCAACAGCAGTCGCCCATGGGGCCCATGGGTGGAGGTCCAATGGGAAACCAATTTAACTCACCCAATCGGCCTCCGTTTGGCGGGTCGCCTTtcaacaataacaacaaaatGAACAACTTTAGGAatcacaacaacaacaacagttgGGGTGGTCGGGGAGGCGGAGGACCACGGCATGGATCGCCCTACTTCCGAGGGGGCGGTCGAGGCAATTTCCGCGGCGGCAACAATAAGTTCCGCGGCGGTCACCATAATAACAATCGAGGTGGAAATTG GTTAGACTCGTTCATTCGGAACGGTGGCGATATACTTGAACTTATTAACCGGTTCGCCCCCCGCTAA